One segment of Streptomyces sp. NBC_00576 DNA contains the following:
- a CDS encoding YwqJ-related putative deaminase, whose amino-acid sequence MTIMNATQTGTQTGRPAERPTAGSTGTSVPGMSGTAGRPGGDPRVGWSSNETPRVPTLRHRRDGILPTVAAALSVRGATLTGTAARGDQPPALHPLVQDFLDTLTSAQRDRSTGRCAEALLISRQIAFADEARSRRAARKPMTNGEARRALKQAKLTARRIREDGDPLHGSFAAPCRSCTALSDHFGVRIVDPSAPTG is encoded by the coding sequence ATGACGATCATGAACGCGACACAGACAGGGACTCAGACGGGAAGGCCTGCAGAACGGCCGACGGCAGGCTCGACAGGAACATCGGTGCCCGGAATGTCCGGTACGGCCGGCAGACCCGGCGGCGACCCACGCGTCGGCTGGAGCAGCAACGAGACGCCCCGCGTCCCCACTCTCCGCCACCGACGCGACGGCATACTGCCGACCGTCGCCGCCGCCCTCTCCGTTCGCGGCGCGACCCTCACCGGCACAGCGGCCCGCGGCGACCAGCCGCCCGCCCTGCACCCGCTCGTCCAGGATTTCCTCGACACCCTCACCAGCGCCCAGCGCGACCGCTCCACCGGCCGCTGCGCCGAGGCACTCCTCATATCCCGGCAGATCGCCTTCGCCGACGAGGCCCGCAGCCGGCGCGCCGCCCGCAAACCCATGACCAACGGTGAGGCCCGCAGGGCACTGAAACAAGCCAAACTCACCGCCCGCCGCATCCGCGAGGACGGCGACCCCCTCCACGGCAGCTTCGCCGCGCCCTGCCGCTCCTGCACAGCGCTCAGCGACCACTTCGGCGTCCGCATTGTCGACCCGTCGGCCCCCACCGGCTGA
- a CDS encoding SUKH-3 domain-containing protein: MHTDRTSSPNPSAPLGPGGPPSRFPVAVDAALRAAGWQPGRWDIKQAEIWADALRGHVSPAGHRHAVFPAAVEAWAEFGGLHIAPPGPGRQVAPTALHFDPLHGLHLARTLADLGRALDTEVCPLGEEPETQSLLAIDTAGRVYALDHTGDWYLGPDIDQALATLVTGLEPIRLTAP, encoded by the coding sequence ATGCACACCGACCGCACCTCCTCCCCCAATCCCTCGGCTCCGCTCGGGCCGGGGGGACCCCCATCCCGCTTCCCCGTAGCCGTCGACGCCGCGCTGCGCGCCGCCGGCTGGCAGCCCGGCCGCTGGGACATAAAGCAGGCCGAGATCTGGGCCGACGCCCTGCGCGGCCACGTCTCCCCCGCCGGACACCGCCACGCGGTCTTCCCCGCCGCCGTGGAAGCCTGGGCGGAGTTCGGCGGCCTGCACATCGCACCCCCCGGCCCCGGCCGCCAGGTCGCCCCCACCGCCCTGCATTTCGACCCCCTGCACGGCCTCCACCTGGCCCGCACCCTCGCCGACCTCGGCCGCGCCCTCGACACCGAGGTCTGCCCCCTCGGCGAGGAACCCGAGACCCAGTCCCTCCTCGCCATCGACACCGCGGGCCGCGTCTACGCCCTCGACCACACCGGCGACTGGTACCTCGGCCCGGACATCGACCAGGCCCTCGCCACCCTGGTCACCGGCCTGGAACCGATACGCCTGACAGCCCCCTGA
- a CDS encoding sensor histidine kinase, translated as MTTTGEDHTAALTGPWWWARWRSAVLDAGLALLSAGECATEGIRFARDAGIPLSAGIVFGLVAGSVLLLRRRWPISVVLVSIAVAPAQMGYLMGIVGLYTLAASELPRRIIGALAGMAMVGTLIVTFVRWSHPGVADGGLKIGDWLVPVVAITTSLGVTAPPLLLGLYVGARRRLMESLRERADSLERELQLLAERAEERAEWARNEERTRIAREMHDVVAHRVSLMVVHAAALQAVARKDPEKAVRNAALVGDMGRQALTELREMLGVLRSGEGLERRVHGVPLAAVGVAAAVAASRAAESESESESESEGVGDGPCLSELEELIGQSAAAGMVVDLSVEGDARLYGAEVEQTAYRVVQEALTNVHKHAAGAKTHIRLAHRGDEVAMQVENEPPPEPASGSEVRFPSGGNGLLGMKERVAALGGVFVSGPTEAGGFRVSAVIPA; from the coding sequence ATGACCACTACGGGGGAAGACCACACCGCGGCCCTGACCGGGCCGTGGTGGTGGGCTAGGTGGCGTAGCGCGGTGCTTGACGCGGGCCTCGCGCTGCTGTCCGCCGGGGAGTGCGCGACGGAGGGAATCCGCTTCGCCAGGGACGCGGGGATTCCGTTGTCCGCAGGGATCGTGTTCGGGCTTGTTGCCGGGTCCGTGCTGTTGCTGCGTCGACGGTGGCCGATTTCCGTCGTGCTTGTTTCCATCGCTGTCGCGCCGGCCCAGATGGGCTATCTGATGGGCATCGTCGGGCTCTACACGCTCGCCGCCTCCGAGCTGCCCCGGCGGATCATCGGGGCGCTCGCGGGGATGGCGATGGTGGGAACGCTGATCGTGACGTTCGTACGGTGGTCCCATCCGGGCGTGGCGGACGGGGGGTTGAAGATCGGGGACTGGTTGGTCCCTGTTGTCGCCATCACCACGTCGCTCGGGGTTACCGCGCCGCCGCTGCTTCTCGGGCTGTATGTGGGGGCGCGGCGGCGGCTGATGGAGAGTCTCAGGGAACGCGCCGACAGTCTGGAGCGGGAGCTTCAGCTGCTGGCGGAGCGGGCCGAGGAGCGGGCGGAGTGGGCGCGGAACGAGGAGCGGACGCGTATCGCCCGCGAGATGCACGACGTCGTGGCGCACCGGGTGAGTCTGATGGTGGTGCATGCCGCGGCTCTGCAGGCGGTCGCTCGGAAGGATCCCGAGAAGGCTGTGCGGAACGCCGCCCTTGTGGGGGACATGGGGCGCCAGGCGTTGACCGAGCTGCGGGAGATGCTCGGGGTGCTTCGGTCCGGGGAGGGGCTGGAACGGCGGGTGCACGGTGTGCCGTTGGCGGCGGTGGGGGTGGCCGCGGCCGTGGCCGCCTCCCGTGCTGCCGAGAGCGAGAGCGAGAGCGAGAGCGAGAGCGAGGGGGTGGGGGACGGGCCCTGTCTGTCCGAGTTGGAGGAGCTGATCGGACAGTCGGCGGCCGCGGGGATGGTCGTGGATCTGTCGGTGGAGGGGGACGCGCGGCTGTACGGCGCGGAGGTGGAGCAGACCGCGTACCGGGTGGTGCAGGAGGCGTTGACGAACGTCCACAAGCACGCGGCGGGCGCGAAGACGCACATACGGCTGGCTCATCGGGGTGATGAGGTCGCGATGCAGGTGGAGAACGAGCCGCCGCCCGAGCCCGCTTCGGGTTCCGAGGTGCGGTTTCCGTCGGGCGGCAACGGTCTGCTCGGGATGAAGGAGCGGGTCGCCGCGCTGGGCGGTGTCTTCGTGTCCGGGCCGACGGAGGCCGGGGGGTTTCGGGTGTCGGCGGTCATCCCGGCGTGA